The following is a genomic window from Deltaproteobacteria bacterium PRO3.
CGAAGGCGTTGAGGACGCAAGCCAACGGCTCGCCGAGCGAGGCAGTCGTGAAGGGAAGCGCGTCGGGGATCTTGTAGAGGTTCACCTCGGCGATGCGGCGCGGCACCAGGATGTAATCCGCGTAAGCGCCGTTGAGAAACTGCAGGTCCTCGCAGAGGCTGTAAGCCTGCCGCTGGCAGTAGAAGCATTGGAAACAGGGGGCCGAATTACCGACCACCACGCGGTCGCCCTCGCGGAAGCGCGCGACGCCCGCGCCCAGAGCGGCGACGGTGCCCGACATCTCGTGGCCGAAGGGTCCGGGGATTTCCTTGATGAGCCGCGGATGCCCGCGCTTGAAGGTCTTGAAGTCCGTGCCGCAGGTCAGGGCCGCACCGATCTTCACCAGGACCTCGCCGGGCCCGGGCGCGGGCACGTCGACCGTGTCGAGCCGGATCTCTTCGGGTGCGTACCAGCGCGCCATGCGCATTTGCCGGGGGATCGCCATCCGGGCCCAGGCTTAACCAGGGCCCGGGGAATGTCAAGGCGGAGCAAGTGTCGATTGCCCGGGGGTCGAAGCGCCTAACTTGGGGAACCAATTAAGATTTTATCGACATAAGCCGTCGACGCCTGCCCCCTCGACACGGAAACCGGCCCGGCTTGCAGGATAGCGCCCCGGTCGCATATAAAGGAGGCATGGGACGAGAGGAAAAACACGACCGCGAGGGCCGTACCGCCACCAAGACCCGCAGCCAAGTCAAGCGGCCGACCATGTTCAAGGTGGTGCTCCTCAACGACGACTATACGACCATGGAGTTCGTCGTCGAGGTCCTGCAGAAATTCTTCCAAAAGACCGTCGAGGAGGCCACGCGCATCATGCTGCACGTGCACTACAAGGGAACGGGCGTCTGCGGAATCTACCCTCGGGAGATCGCCGAGACCAAGGTGTCCCAGGTAATCGACTATTCCCGAAAGCACGAATATCCCTTACAATGCACCATGGAGGAAGCGTAGGGTTTATGAAGGTGCGTCGGAATATCGGTGGAGATTTGAACGGGGCCTGTCCGGTCTGTACCCCCACCGTGCTCGCAAGCTTCGCGCGGCCGGGGACCCCCGCCCGGCCACCCATTCAATTCCCCACCGATATTCCGACGATTATTTTTTTGGAAGATTTAAAATGATCAGCAAAGAACTGCAAAACTCCCTCAACCTCGCCTACACCGAGGCCAAGAAGCGGCGGCACGATTACCTGACGCTCGAGCACGTGCTCTACGCCCTGCTCCAGGACGGCGGAATCATCAAGATCATCCACGCCTGCGGCGGCAGCGTGCAGAAGCTGCTCAAGGACCTCGAGCGCTTCTTCGACGACCAGTTGATCGCCGCCGGCGGCGAGGGCGAGACCGAGATCCACACCTCGCTGGCGGTGCAGCGGGTCCTGCAGCGCGCCTTTTTTCACGTCCAGGCCTCCGGGAAGAGCGAGGTCACGGGCGCCAACGTCCTGGTGGCGCTGTTCAGCGAGAAGGACAGCCACGCGGTCTACTTCCTCGGCAAGCAGGGCATCCACCGCCTCGACGTGGTCAGCTACATCTCGCACGGGATCAGCAAGCTGCCCGGCGAGACGGAAGAGCCCGAATTCGGCGCCTCCGGCGGCGAGGAGGGCGAGGAAGAGGCCGCGCCCGGCGGCGACGTCCTCGAGCGCTTCGCCGTCAACCTCAACCAGAAGGCCCGCGAGGGGAAGATCGACCCCCTGATCGGCCGCGAGCAGGAGCTGGAGCGCACCATCCACGTCCTTTGCCGCCGCCGCAAGAACAACCCGCTCTACGTGGGCGAGGCGGGCGTGGGCAAGACCGCGATCGCGGAGGGCCTGGCCCTCAAGATCCACAACAAGGACGTCCCCGAGCTGCTGGCCGACGCCACCATCTACGCCCTCGACCTGGGCGCCCTGCTCGCCGGCACCAAGTTCCGCGGCGACTTCGAGCAGCGCCTCAAGGCCGTGCTCGCGCGCCTCAAAAAAGAGGAAGGCGCGATCCTCTTCATCGACGAGATCCACACCCTGATCGGCGCGGGCGCCACCACCGGCGGGACGATGGACGCCTCTAACCTGCTCAAGCCGGTTCTCGCCTCCGGCGACCTGAAGTGCATCGGTTCGACCACCTACCAGGAATACAAGGCCTTCGAGAAGGACCGCGCGCTCAGCCGCCGCTTCCAGAAGATCGACGTCCCCGAGCCCAGCGTCGAGGAGACGATCAAAATCCTGAAAGGCCTCAAGTCGCGCTTCGAGGCGCACCACCAGGTG
Proteins encoded in this region:
- the clpS gene encoding ATP-dependent Clp protease adapter ClpS yields the protein MGREEKHDREGRTATKTRSQVKRPTMFKVVLLNDDYTTMEFVVEVLQKFFQKTVEEATRIMLHVHYKGTGVCGIYPREIAETKVSQVIDYSRKHEYPLQCTMEEA